Part of the Vigna angularis cultivar LongXiaoDou No.4 chromosome 1, ASM1680809v1, whole genome shotgun sequence genome, ACTGTTTCCCAACCTAATaggaaagataaataaataaagaaaagagaagaaatgaataaaatatcaaGATTATAtcatacattattttaataaaaatatattttattgtataaaaagtttaaaatatttataaaataaacatatctTTCTTAAGAAGTTGTCTAAGAATTTTTAAGATGGAAGACTTTGTAGGTTTTAGTTTTAATGAtgaaacttttattttactaaacttgtattttatgaatgttatgTGCTTGTGTGAATGTGTTTGTTGATGGATTAAATATAGTTTACTTCATGTCCATTTTATGGTTCTGAATATAACTTAATCTTTCttgaaaaagttttttaaaataattttggaacttatttattaattatgttaaaaaaacatgatggattatattgtgtttacgagttgtaaattttatataattttttttgttcataacataattaattgttatatataactaacaatcaattattatttaaataattaattgaattattctAATTGAATTTCTAGATGTAATAAAATCGATATCATCagttatattttcaaaaagttgACTGCATTGGAAAAATACTAGTTTCGtataaaagattatttatatattaaaaatatgtaaaaattagTTACTGTGAGAGCTGAGAGATTTAAAGGAAATTGGAACAAGATATGTGTATCCACTGGATTAGACTGTTCGGTTTTGagaatagtatataaatgaaagttttaaattttgtctCAGCATACACACTCTCTCCAACTTTCtgatcttctcttttctcctccttctctcaaAATCTTCTTCAGTTAATCAGTTGTTCTTCATTCAGGAGGAGTTTAAGTGATCCTTGAGCTGAAGGATTTCTTGTCAACCAGTTAATTGAGTAATTTGAGTTAGTAAGTTTCATCTTCTCTTCTTAGTATTTCGGTTTTCTGGTGCATTCAAAGGAAATTCCGTTGCATTTGTTCATCAGCTTCTTCTTCTTAATTCTGATCATGTTCTTGGTCTTTTGGTTGATCCTTTCTTTTTAAATCGATGATCTTTAGGTGTTTTTAGATTTTCTTGAAGTTCAAACAATTTCCTGAAGGTGTAAAAGCTTTCTGTTCGGTCAAAGAGGTAAgtgaagctagttaatttaattgtgattttCTATGTATGAAATTACTGTTTGGATGGTTGCATGTGTGTAACTTGAATGTTTGATTTAATTGTGTTGAATCTGTGAATGCTGGAATGTGTGAACTAGTTGGAGTTTCTCTGCATAAGTGTTCGGTCTGTTATAATCTTAAGAAAGTGGGTATGTGAATATGatagtttggggttgggagtgaaatttggtATGAGACTCTTTGGGATGATGTTAAAACGATTTTAGGTACCTTTGGATAGGCTTAAAATGGTATATGAATCATGTTTGGAGAATTAGAAGTTGGGAAGTGGTAGGAATTGGTGAAGATAGTGGTTGGTCATAATTCTGCAGCTATTCTGCATAATTATGTAGATCGTCGAGTGTCATTCATTGACTGTTCAACTTTCTTcttgtgttcggtcttaactgagttctaCTTCTGTAGAACTTTTCAGTTAATGACTgatcggtcttgtactagtattttgttttagtcATAGTGATCGTTCTTAGTGGATTGTGGGatctcttagtagcgatcggtctCAGTGGGTGTGtgtctcttagtagcgatcgtTCTTGGTGGGTTGAGTGGTCTTTTaagtagcgatcggtcttagtggattgtgtggtctcttagtagcgctcgttcttgtACTAGTGCTCGACCTCATACTTGTATTCGGTCTTAAATGCGTTCGGCCTAAGTTAtaggtgttcggcctaagccatAAGCTCGGTCTAAACTTAGTATTTGGACTAGTGGTAGTATTCGATCATGATGTGGTACTCAGAATCCTCTAGTTGTCGGTCattaatagcgttcggttttctcTTCAACTGTATCTATTATTGATCGTTCAGTCTCCAATATTCACAGGGTGTTTGGTCTTGTTATTATATGTTGGTGATTTCTGTTTGGCTTATGTTCATAGTTATTCCAgtgtgttattttaattaattgatccAACTGCTTTGATGActtatgtatgcattatcataatGGTGTAAAAAGGAAAAGTATGGTAAGATAATTGTAATATGGATGTGAAAGAGAATtacaaggaggaatgtctcagtgattTGGTATCAAGGtagtggtaaagtatgaatatggacagcAAAATCCACGGCGTTCATCATGACATTCTAATTATTaccaagtctcaagtagagatgtgtaagtcatgtcgtgagaatagcaggaggtcctagcctatAGGGTATCGtaggtgagttataacggactaaccccAAGTGGCAACTGATGGtatccagttactacatcactcgggtgcacgaacgatccaagctacatattcatacaatttggatggtcaagtcaagtaGTCGGTCCTTGCATGAATTAATATGTTCGGTTTTGGTCTGTTTGagtggtcggtcattgcatgaACTTGCTTAGTTTGGATGTTATatgtatttgttgaacttgcatgataacttaatcaattaaattactctagcttacccttcttttcTATCTTGTTCATGTTTCCGTTCGACACTCTTtaattgcaatgatcacctcgtgggtgtgagcagaaggaggCGAGTGCTCGCTGGAGGAAGCACTGGACGGCGAAGACCCAGTGGTGTAGTCTATGACCGTTCGATCATAAAAATATAGTATGTATAAACTGTTCGGTcatgtatatagttttgtaGTTAGGGTAgatttttgtaaagtttaaatttatacttattttattgataagtgcaagttaactttatttttagaaaCAGTATGCAAGAAATTAATAAGGTGTACAATATCTGAACAAaatgaaaacttaaaattactttaaataaaaatagttgcctatatttgaatttttagttgcatataTCAAGATGGAGTACAGGGTGTTACATGTTAGGAGTGTATAGTTACAAGTTAATATGATTGAATTTAGGTGCTGAAAGAAAACCAAGGTCAAGGattcaaataattcaattttaatatttttaaccttTTCTAGATCATCAAAATATAGATTTcgaaatgataaatttataaaagaggactaaagtaatattaatttcatctttttaCCAAGTCTGAAATTTGCAAAGACACTATTTTCTTGAAGTcaaactattaattttttttttcgtactttctactaattttccttttataaaattcatataaataaataaataaatcgaTTTTCATTTACAAGCAACACGTGCATATAAATGACTGGTGTTAGCAGCGACCATAAAAGGCAAAAACAATTAAATGACCAACTATGGAGTCAGTTCTTGTGTAGTGTACTTTTTCATTATCATTAGATGAAATTCTAAAGGATGAGCTTCTTCAGAATATAAAATAGAACCGTCCTTCAGCATCATGTGAgcaaaaatgaattaatttcaCAGAAAAGGGAGAGGGGTTACTCAATAGATTGTTTTAATTATACCTGTCAAATATCAGCACAGATATGGACAAATGGGGGGTTCTGTTTTTTTACAATGTACAACTGTAAGAGCACATTAACTGCTGTTACTCTTAGCACATGCACTTGGTCAGCGTTTACTTGTGAAGATGCTGATCCAAAGCAGCCCGCATCCTAGTGCTTGCAATTCTACCTACACCATAGACTCCCTGACAGAGAATCACAACTTGGAAGAAGCTATTTCATCAAATCTAAGAAGACAAAACCATTCCAAAGACTATGCAACAGCATTGGTGGCAGTAAATTCCTTGACCGTGTATATATCACACCCATTACCATGCCAAGAAATATAAGGGGCAGCATCCTCTGTATGTTGAAGTGTGCAAGCGCAAAGGCAATTGAACTTACCAGTATTGCACACCACACTGGCATGTATTTGGTGAGGGATGGGAGTAGAAAGCCACGGAAAACTATCTCTTCCCATACAGGAGCACAGACTGATACAACTGTTGCATACAATAGCATTGCCACTGGATCCCTTGCCCTTATTGATTGTTCAACACTAGAAAGGGTGACAGGTGTAGAGGGTAAAAGGGGTAGTAGGTCCAGGTTGAACTGTGACAGCCGATTGACAAGTGGAAACATGAGACATCCCATGATGACATCTAATTGCCAATTGCCTTTCAGGCTAAACCTGAACCAGTCCGGTGGAAGAGGGCGAAATCGAGAAAGACAGTGAAGAAGAATTGCAACTCCAGCAAGTCCTTCAGTTACATCGGTAACGAGACTGAACAGTGCTTGCCCTCTAAATGTTAAAGACTCCTTGCTAAAGCCAGTTATGTGGGCAGCAAAAGGAATCATCCAAGATCCTATAAACCAAAATGCTGTCGTCCAAAGAAGCATAACCTGCATCATATGATGTTGCGTGTCACAAGTTCATGTTGACAGTTTATTGCttggaattttaatttatctcaATTGGTTCAAAAACCATTTTATCTCCATTCCACTCATCACATGTATCAATAAGTTTTTAACTGGGgaattgaaatataaaagagaaaTCTACTTAGTCACAACTTGCTCAAAGTTTTGGAAACACTTACTTGTAATATAGTTATTGCAGTCCATGGCACAACCCATGGATAACCAATTACCTTGAATACTTCATTTGCAGcctgaaaataaaacaagtatTTTGGTAAACAGATTGACATTAGAtaacacttaaaatataaaattttatttcattgacaACGTTGTACAATACTCTGTTGTCCATTGCAATGATGCATGTTTGATATTTCCACATGCAAAGACCATCTAAAGCTTCATATATTTTAACCGACAGACAAGTATGACGCAGATGAACTAAAATCAAGAAGCATTAAGTTTACAGAGCAAATCATTCTAGTATTCTAGTTCAGTTTCAAATTTAGTGCTAACCATTGTTATAAATGGGGAATTGGACAAAAGGCCAAAAAATTAACGACATAAACATGCCGTTGTGGCCTACGGTGCCGCCATACTAGACCTCTCCCTTCACAGATAGCCTATGGTGCAATCCATTggaaataattatttcatcacTTTACTAGACcataattatttcaatcatgAAGGAAATCTAGGACTTTTCATGTTTATCTTCTCTCAGTTTTGTTTTATGGAAATTTTCTTACAGGTTTAGTAATACTAGAGTCTATTGGATTTGGGTTTActctttttaatttgataaagagTTTGAGGTTAGTGTAGGCAGATGTAATTCCTTCTTGCAACAGACTGAtcatttttatgtattataagcaaaaataaacTGCAATCTTGGTTGTGAGAAGCAAACACTTTAACTCCTGGGTATCTGTTATGCTCATCTTCAGCCCTATCAGACATTGTGATAGATTACCACAACAAAATCCTACTtcattctttcatcaatttgccctaaaataaaaaataaaaatccaggTAATGCAGGTACCGCACACAGCACTCAAACAGTCATCACTACTCTGACCCTAAAACACCTATATTCTCTGCAAATCACCCTCATCTCCATGCCATATACACcaattaatttataatctaCCATGAACCGAACTGAAAACCTTATTCCAACCTATCAAGTCTGAAATCCTACATCTATCCTACATAAAaggaacaaaaataaataaataaattagccTATACAATCAACCAACCACACTCTCTTCTCATAAATAAATTCCAATGTATATAAAAGTAGATATTCTATTCTCTGGATATATTGTATGTCAGCACGCTGAACAACACCACAAACCAAACATTCGGCATGACAAAGAAAACCACACTTTTTTTCTCAGTCAATTGCATAAATAAAGGCAGATATTCACCTCAGCCATATCACATAATTCCATACCCCGTCACTTCCACAGAATGACTACATGGTACTTAATTGACAAAGTCTGTTCACACAATTCCTACAAAACAGATGCCTGATGAaaagtatttcttttaataGACAGGAAGAACTAAACTATCGACCAAACTTATTTCAGCCTTCATAATCCTAATGTTAGATTGAGGGTCAAAGGGTGATTGGCACCAAGAATGAAATGCATTAGGTATCACGAAATTACTAAAGAAATGCATTTTATAGATTATCAACTTAATGTCACCATTGAATATCGTTGAATATAATTAGCTTCCTAAAGTTAGACAGTTGCAGTGGCTTTTGTTTCGTTTT contains:
- the LOC108347480 gene encoding uncharacterized protein LOC108347480: MLSTSSYSAFSRSFLPIKGFPRPVALRPFPRILESHAKSPRNRLSIQCFRHDHLSPETPQPEVIEHYFHEELVQSEFSDSSVVTKRDWKSSLQKAANEVFKVIGYPWVVPWTAITILQVMLLWTTAFWFIGSWMIPFAAHITGFSKESLTFRGQALFSLVTDVTEGLAGVAILLHCLSRFRPLPPDWFRFSLKGNWQLDVIMGCLMFPLVNRLSQFNLDLLPLLPSTPVTLSSVEQSIRARDPVAMLLYATVVSVCAPVWEEIVFRGFLLPSLTKYMPVWCAILVSSIAFALAHFNIQRMLPLIFLGMVMGVIYTRSRNLLPPMLLHSLWNGFVFLDLMK